Proteins found in one Fibrobacter sp. genomic segment:
- the hisA gene encoding phosphoribosylformimino-5-aminoimidazole carboxamide ribotide isomerase, with translation MTKFRPCIDLHDGRVKQIVGSSLSDSGAGLKTNFETDRSPAWFAKLYKKDGIRDGHVIMLGKGNEQAAKAALAAYPGGLQVGGGITADNAKEYLDAGASHVIVTSWIFPEGHLDRERLERLSKTVGKEHLVLDLSCKRVDKGWKIAVNRWQTLIDIEITAENLADLSRYCDEFLIHAADVEGKQQGMDDELIVFLSKYSPIPCTYAGGARTLADLEHCKEISNGKIDLTIGSALDLFGGTGVKYDDCVKFNKA, from the coding sequence ATGACCAAGTTTCGCCCCTGCATAGATTTGCACGACGGCCGCGTCAAGCAGATTGTGGGTAGTTCCCTCAGCGACAGCGGCGCAGGCCTCAAGACCAATTTCGAGACGGACCGCTCCCCCGCCTGGTTTGCCAAGCTCTACAAGAAGGACGGCATCAGGGACGGACACGTAATTATGCTGGGCAAGGGGAACGAACAAGCCGCAAAGGCCGCTTTGGCCGCCTACCCCGGCGGCCTGCAAGTAGGCGGGGGCATTACCGCCGACAACGCGAAGGAATACCTGGACGCAGGAGCGAGCCACGTGATCGTGACCAGCTGGATATTCCCCGAGGGTCACCTGGACCGGGAACGTTTGGAACGCCTGTCCAAAACCGTGGGCAAGGAACACCTGGTGCTGGATTTGAGCTGCAAGCGAGTTGATAAGGGCTGGAAAATCGCCGTGAACCGCTGGCAGACCCTCATCGACATCGAGATTACCGCCGAGAACCTAGCAGACCTTTCGAGATACTGCGACGAGTTCCTGATTCATGCCGCCGACGTGGAAGGCAAGCAGCAGGGCATGGACGACGAACTTATCGTGTTCCTGTCGAAGTACAGCCCCATCCCCTGCACCTACGCAGGAGGCGCGCGGACCCTTGCCGACCTGGAACACTGCAAAGAAATTTCAAACGGAAAGATTGACCTTACCATCGGATCGGCGCTGGACCTTTTCGGTGGAACAGGAGTGAAATATGACGACTGCGTCAAGTTCAACAAAGCTTAG
- a CDS encoding glycosyltransferase codes for MTTASSSTKLRPTDTLDSRPEIFGRNVTSTFRKMFSFRHQPPGNLRTCMIPPVVFGTLILNLPMLLKLRFYLKKERQSHPADDVRILFYSDNLDETNGIANNLRNVIPYMRAHGMKAFLAGNAFNTRPCGVVENGYCLLLPRIFSMEQLGYANSELAIPRIGPVLRLLKRYPVDLIEFETPSPGAWLVCFCAKVAGIKVFSHYRTDVPTYTKTLVKAKWMHKYVLWLMQIFYGMTRPVVSPCRDYAKILTSQLKVPENKVQILPRGLPLEKFSPDMRGKGVWEQYSTQVGNARKVRFSFIGRISKEKNLEFLNRVWKKFAALHDDVELMYVGYGWYLEEIKKFYEGDDSVHFAGEQGGETLAGLYADSDFFLFPSTTDTFGNVVVEAMSTGTPALVSDYGGPHDIVMDEAAGRILPIDEDAWLNALEECRRIYLEEPETYAKMREVAHERSLKYTMESSTKAQFEYFRKLKKEAYGL; via the coding sequence ATGACGACTGCGTCAAGTTCAACAAAGCTTAGGCCGACCGACACGCTGGACAGCCGTCCTGAAATTTTCGGACGCAATGTCACCAGCACGTTCAGGAAGATGTTCAGCTTTAGGCACCAGCCCCCCGGAAACCTGCGAACCTGCATGATTCCTCCGGTGGTGTTCGGCACGTTGATTCTCAACCTGCCCATGCTCCTGAAACTCCGTTTCTACCTGAAAAAGGAGAGGCAGTCCCACCCCGCCGACGACGTGCGCATCCTGTTCTACTCCGACAACCTGGACGAGACCAACGGAATCGCCAACAACCTTAGGAACGTGATTCCTTACATGCGGGCCCACGGCATGAAGGCATTCCTTGCCGGAAACGCCTTCAACACCCGCCCCTGCGGCGTGGTGGAAAACGGGTACTGCCTGCTGCTCCCCCGCATTTTCAGCATGGAGCAGCTGGGGTACGCCAACAGCGAACTGGCCATCCCCAGAATTGGCCCGGTACTCAGGTTGCTCAAGCGCTACCCCGTTGACCTGATAGAATTCGAAACGCCGAGCCCCGGCGCATGGCTGGTGTGCTTCTGCGCCAAGGTGGCAGGAATCAAGGTGTTCAGCCACTACCGTACCGACGTGCCCACATACACCAAGACCCTGGTGAAGGCGAAGTGGATGCACAAGTACGTGCTCTGGCTCATGCAGATTTTCTACGGCATGACAAGGCCCGTGGTAAGCCCCTGCAGGGACTACGCAAAAATCCTTACCTCGCAGCTGAAGGTTCCCGAGAACAAAGTGCAGATTCTGCCCCGGGGGCTCCCGCTAGAAAAGTTCTCCCCCGACATGCGGGGCAAGGGCGTGTGGGAACAGTACTCAACGCAGGTCGGGAACGCGCGCAAGGTCCGCTTCTCATTTATCGGTCGCATTTCCAAGGAAAAGAACCTGGAATTCTTGAACCGGGTGTGGAAAAAATTCGCCGCCCTGCACGATGATGTGGAACTCATGTATGTAGGCTACGGCTGGTACCTGGAAGAAATCAAGAAGTTCTACGAAGGCGACGACAGCGTGCACTTTGCAGGAGAGCAGGGCGGAGAGACTCTGGCGGGCCTCTACGCAGATTCCGACTTCTTCTTGTTCCCGAGCACTACCGACACCTTCGGGAATGTAGTGGTAGAAGCCATGTCCACAGGCACCCCTGCGCTGGTCAGCGACTACGGCGGACCCCACGACATCGTGATGGACGAGGCCGCAGGACGAATCCTCCCCATCGACGAAGACGCCTGGCTGAACGCCCTGGAAGAATGCCGCCGGATTTACCTGGAAGAGCCCGAGACCTACGCCAAGATGCGCGAGGTGGCCCATGAGCGCAGCCTCAAGTACACCATGGAAAGTTCCACCAAGGCCCAATTCGAATACTTCCGCAAGCTGAAAAAGGAAGCCTACGGGCTGTAG
- a CDS encoding CIA30 family protein, whose translation MNTTNLKFFTGCAAGLALLCSITLCGCSGAENDISALECFAGSCDGEDEEKGHDEHHDPDYADPNNIWTADPGDCDEHGFYEDFDCNSSTIGRTLYEEAYHVIFVCEEYGGWVPYSELSNCSDYNANNSGYGNGSSSSTEKTEDGCGDLWCGKNGSGTSDFWQSFSDQENGGKSLVIIEPTDKLCDGICGLVSLDNSNYSNPYAGLFFNIDNGKKTGTDISAWDGICLTYKIPETLLTLELLFEDPISVDSYIANFSTSSDLANIPWSEFKPLGETGKEILEKGSFLTAVKTIRLTWKSTTSYTSSFAITSVGKYGSCQ comes from the coding sequence ATGAATACAACCAACCTAAAATTCTTTACGGGATGCGCAGCTGGTTTAGCTTTGCTGTGTTCGATTACGCTCTGCGGGTGCAGCGGTGCAGAAAACGACATTTCTGCCCTAGAATGTTTTGCCGGTAGTTGCGACGGGGAAGACGAAGAAAAAGGGCATGACGAACACCACGACCCCGATTACGCCGACCCCAACAATATATGGACCGCTGACCCCGGGGATTGCGATGAGCACGGATTTTATGAGGACTTTGACTGCAATTCCTCTACAATTGGAAGGACTCTATATGAAGAAGCCTACCACGTAATCTTTGTTTGCGAAGAATATGGAGGCTGGGTACCGTATTCCGAATTGTCCAATTGCAGTGACTACAATGCAAACAACAGCGGATACGGAAATGGAAGTTCTTCGTCCACAGAAAAAACGGAGGATGGATGCGGAGACCTCTGGTGCGGCAAAAACGGCTCTGGGACTTCCGATTTTTGGCAATCCTTCAGCGACCAGGAAAATGGTGGAAAATCCTTAGTCATAATCGAACCCACCGATAAGCTCTGTGACGGTATATGCGGATTAGTGAGCCTAGACAACAGCAATTACAGCAACCCCTATGCGGGACTCTTCTTTAACATAGATAATGGGAAAAAAACAGGAACGGACATTTCTGCCTGGGATGGAATTTGCCTAACCTACAAAATTCCAGAAACGCTCCTCACTCTTGAACTCCTCTTTGAAGACCCTATATCCGTTGATTCCTATATAGCCAACTTTAGCACAAGCAGCGATTTGGCAAATATACCGTGGAGCGAATTCAAGCCGCTAGGGGAAACAGGAAAAGAAATCCTTGAGAAAGGCTCCTTCTTGACTGCGGTCAAAACCATCCGGCTCACCTGGAAAAGTACCACTTCCTATACGAGCTCTTTCGCCATAACCTCTGTCGGAAAATACGGAAGTTGTCAGTAA
- a CDS encoding A/G-specific adenine glycosylase, with amino-acid sequence MDSNSLKRLREWFKKNAAQLPWRPADLDAPRDPYAVWISETMLQQTQVATVREYFIRWMKRFPDVETLAKASEEEVFKYWQGLGYYSRARNILKTAKAVTLEERSSDRVHKKTLPDSRRELEALPGIGAYTAGAILSLAYHQREAILDGNLVRIFSRLYALDFLPTDKLEKRRCPTKSGMTTNKQIQSASEIYWDYAREVADSSKAYMHNEALMELGRTVCKVKNPDCGNCPLRNACHAAMENRTDKFPPAKKHLQKDWHGTVLIVESTDHKILAVHGGQKFFKNQFTLPHFESPRNATAGLPAQAERYIDADKVLSVENIGKFRHSITVHKMECDVLYILLSTKAPKRTAPDIRWVTLEKAKEFFANSFSLKALERLLHRANKP; translated from the coding sequence ATGGATTCCAATTCGCTAAAGCGGTTACGAGAATGGTTCAAGAAGAACGCTGCACAGTTACCCTGGCGGCCTGCCGACCTTGACGCACCGCGGGACCCCTATGCGGTGTGGATTAGCGAAACCATGCTGCAGCAGACCCAGGTTGCCACAGTGCGGGAATATTTTATCCGCTGGATGAAACGGTTTCCCGATGTTGAAACACTGGCCAAGGCAAGTGAAGAAGAAGTGTTCAAGTATTGGCAGGGGCTTGGGTATTACAGCAGGGCAAGGAACATTTTGAAGACGGCAAAGGCTGTCACCCTGGAGGAGCGAAGCTCCGATAGGGTCCATAAGAAGACGCTTCCAGACTCCCGCAGGGAACTGGAAGCATTGCCGGGAATTGGGGCTTACACCGCAGGGGCGATTTTAAGCCTCGCCTACCACCAGCGGGAAGCAATTCTAGACGGGAACTTGGTGCGGATTTTTTCAAGACTATATGCGTTGGACTTTTTGCCGACGGACAAGCTGGAAAAAAGGAGATGCCCGACTAAATCGGGCATGACAACCAATAAGCAAATCCAAAGTGCGTCGGAAATTTACTGGGATTACGCACGGGAAGTGGCGGACAGTTCCAAAGCCTACATGCACAACGAGGCCTTGATGGAACTGGGCCGTACCGTCTGCAAGGTAAAAAATCCCGACTGCGGCAACTGCCCACTACGAAATGCTTGCCACGCCGCTATGGAAAACCGGACTGACAAATTTCCACCCGCAAAAAAGCACCTGCAAAAGGACTGGCACGGCACGGTCTTGATTGTGGAAAGTACCGACCATAAAATTCTTGCCGTCCACGGCGGGCAAAAATTCTTCAAGAACCAGTTTACCCTCCCCCATTTCGAAAGCCCGCGAAACGCCACCGCCGGACTCCCCGCCCAGGCGGAACGCTACATCGACGCCGACAAGGTCCTGTCCGTCGAGAACATCGGCAAGTTCCGTCACAGCATCACCGTCCACAAGATGGAATGCGACGTGCTCTACATTTTGCTCAGTACAAAAGCCCCCAAGCGCACGGCACCAGACATTCGGTGGGTTACGTTAGAAAAGGCAAAAGAATTTTTCGCCAACAGCTTTAGTTTGAAAGCGCTAGAACGTCTTCTTCACCGTGCAAACAAACCGTAG